The genomic stretch TGCCAATAGATCTGCGATTTTGACCAACGGCCTTGATACGTTTTCATCAATGACCTGCTCGGGCTCGCTCCAATGGGCGGCACCCAAACAGTCGGTGTAAAAACCAATTTGTTTGACTTGGTCAAGGAGTGCTGTGTGTGGCGCTGTGACGTCAGTTGCAGGCCGCAGTGAATCTAAATCTCGCGCCCCTTTTGCGACGAGATCCGGCAGTATCCAGGCTGCGTTTTTGTGGCGGTGGGTCCTATAATCTTTCCAGCTGCGGCTACGCACTTCCTTGTTAGGCGACATCGCGAGTCCGCGCAACACGCTCAATTTCCCACTTTCTTCAATTGATAATGCTGCGATCGAAGCTGCCGTAGGGTAGCGACCCGCATCGAGAAGTAGTTTGGCGTCGTCTGCCAAACGACGAGCGTTGCGACGGGCGGCATTCATGCCGTCGGCGATTTGTACAGCACTTAGTTTGCCTCTGTACTGCAGCAATCTTTTCTTAGCCATTCTCGAACCTTACCTCCGCGGGCATAAACCTTGAAGAGCAAGTCCGTTTTCACGCGACCAGGACGCGGGGACCGGAAGGGGACTGTCCTTCTCACGAGGCCAGATCCGCTTCGTGATGTAGTTTTTTGGAATCAAGGAGTTATATTGTCTCTATGTCTGAAACTTCGGTTTAAAGATTTTCGGAGCCATCGCAAGTACGGTTAGGAGGATGGTCCCGTCTCTCTGTCCGCCAACGCCTCTAGGATCGTAAACTCCTCTATGGGCATGGACGGGTTCTTACGCAGGCAAGCCAAAAAGAGGTCTGGCTGTCGCAGCATGTAGCGGGCACCCATGATCGTTCCCTTGCTGACGCCCTTGGTCGCCCCGGTCACGAGCCCTCTGTTCGAAAGGCCCACATCCTTCCTCATTGCGAGGATGAGTTTGCCCATCACCTGCATGGATCGAGACATTTCCCCCACCGTCTTGGTGTTAGTCGGCAAGGTGCTCAGAGACAGGAAGCCGCGCATGACCTTCGGTCCGCCCCAGAACAGGATCCGTCGCTTCCACTCCTTCATTATGGGTATCATCTCCTCGGCCGGGATGTCTTCAGAGCCCATCTTATCCAGAGTACCCATGAACTCGTTAAACAATTCCACCTTCGCATCCCTGAACTGCGCCTCTACCGAGTGTTTGTGTTCAATGAACTTGACCCAAATCGCGCCCGAGGCTACGAGCGTGCCCGTAATCAACGCGGCGAACACGCTCTTATCGAGGCCTGATAGCTCCGACCAGACTGCCCGCAATACCCACCACGTTCCAAGCGCCAAAATGGCCAATAGAATCAGACCGAGAAGTCCTTTCCCCACTTCCTTCAGTTTGCTCAATTCCATGCTCCTCATTACCACCAACAGCTCG from Acidobacteriota bacterium encodes the following:
- a CDS encoding AbiV family abortive infection protein, with protein sequence MAKKRLLQYRGKLSAVQIADGMNAARRNARRLADDAKLLLDAGRYPTAASIAALSIEESGKLSVLRGLAMSPNKEVRSRSWKDYRTHRHKNAAWILPDLVAKGARDLDSLRPATDVTAPHTALLDQVKQIGFYTDCLGAAHWSEPEQVIDENVSRPLVKIADLLAKGGKITAKEIELWIEHLRPVYGAPLEVMKMALLDWYAEMLESNLWEDRGVPLEAFVLGDHEDKLNEWLKFKADIHRTR